Part of the Geitlerinema sp. PCC 9228 genome is shown below.
CTACCGTTTCCCCTTCTTTCATCCATATTGTCCAACCAAAAACAAGGAGAGTTCAACGTGCTCAATCTTATGCCGTTGTCGTTCTGGTTTGTCGCCAACGCTCTCAATCCCTTCCAAGAACAGCTCATTCCCCTAGGTAATTGGATTGAAGGGGTTGTAGATTTCCTGGTCAACAACTTTCGATGGGTCTTTCAAGGAATCCGCGTTCCCGTGAACTGGGTGTTGGATATTATTGAAAATGTTTTGCAAGCCATTCCCCCAGTTATTTTCTTAATTTTGTTGGGATTGCTAGCTTGGCAATTAGCCGGTCGTGGTATTGCCATTTTCAGCATCATTGCCATGGCTGCCATTGGTGCCATTGGCGCTTGGGAAGCATCCATCACGACCCTGTCTCTGGTGCTAACAGCCGTTACTTTCTGTGCCATTGTGGGCATTCCTTTGGGCATTCTAGCTGCCAAAAGCGATAACTTCGAGCAAGCCATTCGTCCGGTTCTCGACGCCATGCAGACCCTACCAGCCTTCGTTTATTTGGTGCCCGTGGTTATGCTGTTCGGAACCGGCAAAGTTCCCGGCGTAATTGTAACCTTTATTTTCGCCGTTCCCCCTTTAATCCGCCTGACCAACATTGGTATCCGTCAGGTTCCCGGCGATGTAGTGGAAGCGGCAGAAGCTTTTGGATCCACCCCCACTCAAACTCTAGGGGAAGTCCAAATTCCCCTGGCCATGCCTACCATTCTGGCAGGTCTCAACCAATCCTTGATGCTAGCCCTGTCCATGGTGGTCATTGCCTCACTCATTGCTGTGGAAGGATTGGGTCAAATGGTCAACCGCGGCATTGGTCGTTTGGATGTGGGATTGGCAGCTGAAGGCGGTATTGGGATTGTTTTGCTGGCTATTATCATCGACCGCATTACTCAGGCTGTAGGCAAAACTGACCGTACCATTTCCTGGAAAGAACGGGGACCCGTGGGCTTCATTTTATCTCTCACCGGATCTGGCGAGCAAAAACAGTCTGTCAGTTAAACTTACTCTAAAATTTGGTAAGTTTAATCTATGGTTAAATCAAATGGGATTTACTTTTCCTACCTGAGGGACTGCAGCTATAGTAGCTAGCAGGTTCCAGCGCTCGAAGGCAGGTTGGCGGCCAAGCTGCCACTAGCCTGTTCTTGTCCTTAGATATGGCAACCAACGACGATACGGATCGACCATGAAACGACAATCTACAAAAATTGCTCTTACAGCTGCCTTAACCGCCTTGCTAGCCGGTACAGTTGCTTGCCAGCAACAAGCGCAGCAGACCGAGGAAACTACTGATGGTGGCGGTTTGCCTGGCGAAGGGGTAACCGTAACTTCCGGTATTAGCGTACTGGAAGAGCTCTTCCAAACCGAAGTTCTCAACATTGGTTTGCGGGAATTGGGGTACGAAGTGGAGCCTCCCCAAGAATTGGAGTACGCTCCCATGCATACAGCCATTGGCAACGGCGATTTAGACTATACAGCTGTTCACTGGGAGAAACTCCACGAATCGTTTTATCAAGAAAGTGGTGGTGACGAACAGCTAGAACGTATTGGCGAGCTGGTTCCCAATGCTTTGCAAGGATATCAAATCGATAAGGCAACCGCAGATGAATACGAGATTAACAACCTTGCTCAGTTGCAGGAACCAGACAATGCCCAACTGTTCGATGCCGATGGCGACGGCCAAGCTGACTTGACTGGTTGCAATCCCGGTTGGGGATGCGAACGGGTCATCGAACACCATTTGGATGTCTACGAATTGCGCAATACGGTCGAACACAACCAGGGTCAGTACTTTGCCCTCATGGGCGATACCATTACCCGCTACGAACAGGGTGAGTCCATTTTATTTTATACTTGGACGCCGTTGTGGGTAAGTGCGGTGCTGCAACCTGGGGAAGATACCATTTGGTTGGAAGTGCCGCGTACGGA
Proteins encoded:
- a CDS encoding ABC transporter permease subunit, whose product is MPLSFWFVANALNPFQEQLIPLGNWIEGVVDFLVNNFRWVFQGIRVPVNWVLDIIENVLQAIPPVIFLILLGLLAWQLAGRGIAIFSIIAMAAIGAIGAWEASITTLSLVLTAVTFCAIVGIPLGILAAKSDNFEQAIRPVLDAMQTLPAFVYLVPVVMLFGTGKVPGVIVTFIFAVPPLIRLTNIGIRQVPGDVVEAAEAFGSTPTQTLGEVQIPLAMPTILAGLNQSLMLALSMVVIASLIAVEGLGQMVNRGIGRLDVGLAAEGGIGIVLLAIIIDRITQAVGKTDRTISWKERGPVGFILSLTGSGEQKQSVS
- the proX gene encoding glycine betaine/L-proline ABC transporter substrate-binding protein ProX, whose translation is MKRQSTKIALTAALTALLAGTVACQQQAQQTEETTDGGGLPGEGVTVTSGISVLEELFQTEVLNIGLRELGYEVEPPQELEYAPMHTAIGNGDLDYTAVHWEKLHESFYQESGGDEQLERIGELVPNALQGYQIDKATADEYEINNLAQLQEPDNAQLFDADGDGQADLTGCNPGWGCERVIEHHLDVYELRNTVEHNQGQYFALMGDTITRYEQGESILFYTWTPLWVSAVLQPGEDTIWLEVPRTDLPEEQKATAEATTVSVNGQQKNLGFAVDQIGVLTNQEFADNNPAAVKFFELVKIPIADINAQNKLMREGEDTEEDIRRHAQEWVEENQEQFDSWVEQAKEAAAE